In Acaryochloris marina S15, a single genomic region encodes these proteins:
- a CDS encoding GNAT family N-acetyltransferase, with protein MRILETERLRLRQFCAGDLEAYAAMLADPEVVAYIGSGETLSRTQAWKNMAMVLGHWSIRGYGLWAVEEKATQTLMGRVGLYYPEGWPGLEVGWMLARSYWGYGYALESAKAAVDVAFNQLQCPKLISLIHPENVRSQRVAQRLGSQKTTTLTLNDLPIWQYELSPSAVNGSQDLH; from the coding sequence ATGCGAATTCTAGAAACCGAACGGCTGCGGCTGCGACAATTTTGCGCTGGGGATTTAGAGGCCTATGCTGCCATGCTGGCAGATCCTGAGGTCGTGGCTTATATCGGGTCTGGAGAAACCTTATCTCGGACCCAAGCCTGGAAGAACATGGCTATGGTGCTGGGGCATTGGTCTATCCGAGGCTATGGCTTATGGGCAGTGGAAGAAAAAGCCACCCAAACCCTGATGGGTCGGGTGGGCCTCTACTATCCCGAGGGCTGGCCGGGGTTAGAGGTGGGCTGGATGTTGGCGCGATCCTACTGGGGATACGGCTATGCCCTAGAAAGTGCGAAGGCGGCTGTAGATGTGGCTTTTAACCAGTTGCAGTGCCCGAAACTCATTAGCTTGATTCATCCCGAGAATGTAAGGTCGCAACGGGTCGCCCAACGCTTGGGCAGCCAGAAAACGACAACCCTCACCCTTAACGACCTGCCGATTTGGCAATATGAGCTGTCTCCATCTGCGGTAAACGGATCTCAAGATCTCCATTGA
- the recG gene encoding ATP-dependent DNA helicase RecG, with amino-acid sequence MGDSVPVVSTSGLPDWVRLQQALSVEADRGFCDLEGKQFRFSQFLQQSLASSVPPHSESTVQERWQSTAQKFSGYAELTLNQRQHLVAETRRLLYSTQKDYRQATDPPPKPRKPATQKLKATPQKLSLDLPILSLSGIGPKSAQKLEKLGLYSVRDLLFYYPRDHIDYARQVSIRDLEEGATVTLVATVRRVNCFSSPRNPKLTIFELVVKDASGQLKLSRFYAGNRFRSRGWQEQQKRLYPPGAVVAASGLVKSSKYGITLDNPDLEVLNHSGDKIESMVIGRVVPIYALTEGVTPDLVRRAVVAALPAAKSLRDPLPEGLKQQNNLTDLPSAIANVHFPPDSDALDRARRRLIFDEFFYLQLGMLVRREQQRQTQESVPLSIHGELLEQFYEVLPFTLTGAQQRVVQDILADLQSTKPMNRLIQGDVGSGKTVVAVIALLSAIQSGYQTALMAPTEVLAEQHYHKLVEWFNQLHLPVDLLTGSTKAAKRRQISEQLTTGELPLLVGTHALIQDNVEFDRLGLAVIDEQHRFGVQQRALLQQKGQHPHVLTMTATPIPRTLALTLHGDLDVSQIDELPPGRQAIKTTMLTARDRAHAYDLMRREIAQGRQIYIVLPLVEESEKLDLRSAVQEHDRLQNTIFPNFQVGLLHGRLTSAEKEAVISQFRDQTLQIIVSTTVVEVGVDIPNATVMLIEHADRFGLSQLHQLRGRVGRGAHQSYCLLMNSSKTETARQRLAVLEQSQDGFFIAEMDLRFRGPGEVLGTRQSGLPDLALASLVDDQETLELARQAAEKVLEKDSTLAPWPLMQSELNLRYQKLMGGAIFT; translated from the coding sequence ATGGGTGATTCTGTTCCAGTTGTATCCACCTCAGGCCTCCCCGATTGGGTGAGGCTGCAACAAGCCCTCTCTGTGGAAGCCGATCGCGGATTCTGTGACCTAGAAGGTAAGCAATTTCGCTTTAGTCAGTTTCTTCAGCAGAGTTTGGCCAGTTCGGTCCCGCCCCATTCCGAGTCCACTGTGCAAGAGCGGTGGCAGTCCACGGCCCAGAAGTTTAGCGGTTATGCAGAACTGACCCTCAACCAACGTCAGCACTTGGTGGCTGAAACCCGACGCCTCCTCTATTCCACCCAGAAGGATTATCGTCAGGCTACCGACCCACCCCCTAAACCTCGAAAGCCTGCCACCCAAAAGCTCAAGGCTACGCCCCAGAAGCTATCCCTGGATCTGCCCATTCTGTCTTTGTCAGGAATTGGCCCTAAGAGTGCTCAGAAGCTGGAGAAGCTGGGACTCTATAGTGTGCGTGATTTACTGTTCTACTATCCCCGCGACCATATTGACTATGCCCGACAGGTGTCGATTCGTGATCTAGAAGAAGGGGCAACGGTCACCCTGGTAGCGACGGTGCGGCGGGTCAATTGCTTTAGCAGTCCCCGCAATCCCAAGCTGACTATTTTTGAGCTGGTGGTTAAGGATGCCTCGGGCCAGTTAAAACTCAGTCGATTCTACGCCGGTAATCGCTTTCGCAGTCGGGGTTGGCAAGAGCAACAAAAGCGTCTTTACCCTCCGGGAGCCGTTGTAGCGGCCTCTGGTTTGGTCAAGAGCAGCAAGTATGGCATCACCCTAGATAATCCTGACCTAGAGGTTCTGAACCATTCTGGGGACAAAATTGAGTCCATGGTGATTGGTCGGGTGGTGCCCATCTATGCCCTGACGGAAGGGGTAACACCTGATCTGGTGCGTCGAGCAGTGGTGGCGGCCTTACCCGCGGCTAAAAGCCTTCGCGATCCATTGCCTGAGGGCCTGAAGCAGCAAAATAATTTGACGGATTTGCCAAGTGCGATCGCAAATGTGCATTTCCCCCCGGATAGTGATGCCTTAGATCGAGCCCGTCGTCGCTTGATCTTCGATGAATTCTTTTACTTGCAGCTAGGGATGCTGGTCCGCCGAGAACAGCAGCGCCAAACCCAAGAGAGTGTCCCCCTGAGCATCCACGGAGAGTTACTGGAGCAGTTTTATGAGGTGTTGCCCTTTACCCTCACAGGGGCTCAACAGCGGGTGGTCCAGGATATTCTGGCAGACTTGCAATCCACTAAGCCCATGAACCGTCTGATCCAGGGGGATGTCGGGTCAGGTAAAACTGTGGTGGCAGTGATTGCCCTGTTGTCAGCCATTCAATCCGGGTATCAAACCGCCCTGATGGCCCCGACGGAAGTCTTGGCTGAGCAGCATTATCACAAGCTAGTGGAATGGTTTAATCAGCTACATTTACCCGTCGATTTATTAACGGGGTCCACCAAAGCTGCTAAACGTAGGCAAATTTCTGAACAGCTTACAACAGGAGAGCTGCCCCTGCTGGTCGGCACTCACGCCTTAATTCAAGACAATGTTGAATTTGATCGCTTGGGTTTAGCCGTGATTGATGAGCAACATCGCTTTGGCGTCCAGCAGCGGGCATTGCTCCAACAAAAAGGCCAGCATCCCCATGTGCTCACCATGACCGCCACCCCCATCCCGCGTACCCTAGCGTTGACTTTGCATGGTGATCTGGATGTCAGTCAGATTGATGAGCTACCGCCGGGACGACAGGCCATTAAAACCACCATGTTGACCGCCCGTGATCGGGCCCATGCTTACGACCTGATGCGACGGGAAATCGCCCAGGGACGACAAATTTATATTGTCCTGCCCCTAGTAGAGGAGTCCGAAAAGCTAGATTTACGCTCGGCTGTGCAAGAGCATGATCGCCTCCAGAACACTATTTTTCCCAACTTCCAGGTGGGGCTGCTGCACGGACGGCTGACCTCTGCGGAAAAAGAAGCGGTCATTTCCCAGTTTCGCGACCAAACGCTGCAGATTATCGTTTCGACCACCGTGGTGGAAGTGGGGGTCGACATTCCCAACGCCACAGTGATGTTGATTGAACATGCCGATCGGTTTGGCTTATCCCAACTCCATCAGCTGCGGGGCCGAGTCGGTCGAGGGGCCCATCAGTCCTATTGTTTGCTGATGAACAGTTCGAAAACGGAAACAGCCCGCCAGCGTTTAGCGGTGTTGGAACAGTCCCAAGATGGCTTTTTTATTGCTGAAATGGACCTGCGCTTTCGGGGGCCAGGAGAAGTTTTAGGCACCCGCCAATCGGGGCTGCCCGACCTAGCCCTAGCCAGCTTAGTGGATGATCAAGAGACTCTAGAATTAGCCCGTCAAGCGGCTGAAAAAGTCTTGGAAAAAGACAGCACTTTAGCCCCTTGGCCCCTGATGCAATCTGAATTAAATCTTCGCTACCAAAAACTCATGGGCGGTGCAATTTTTACATAG
- the dut gene encoding dUTP diphosphatase — MKIKIIKLNEAAQVPCYSHTDDAGLDLFAIQAQQISPGASVLIPTGIAIELPQGTEAQVRPRSGLALKHSITVLNSPGTIDAGYRGEIGVILINHSQEVFQVVEGMKIAQMVIAPILRVEIEEVSELSSTQRGEGGFGSTGYS, encoded by the coding sequence ATGAAAATCAAAATTATCAAGCTAAACGAAGCAGCCCAAGTGCCTTGCTATAGTCACACTGATGATGCAGGACTAGATCTATTTGCCATCCAAGCCCAGCAAATTTCGCCGGGTGCATCTGTACTCATTCCCACCGGGATTGCCATCGAGTTACCCCAAGGAACGGAAGCCCAGGTGCGCCCGCGCAGTGGGTTAGCCCTCAAGCATTCCATTACGGTATTGAATTCACCGGGAACCATTGATGCGGGGTATCGCGGTGAAATTGGCGTGATTTTAATTAACCACAGCCAAGAAGTCTTTCAGGTAGTTGAAGGGATGAAAATTGCCCAAATGGTGATTGCACCTATTTTGCGAGTCGAGATTGAAGAAGTATCTGAATTAAGCTCCACCCAAAGAGGAGAGGGAGGATTTGGATCCACTGGATATTCCTAA
- a CDS encoding addiction module antidote protein, giving the protein MSISTTRWDSAAHLKTDEDIQLYLEACVEEAEDDPALIIHALGVVARAKNMSQLSRETGLSREGLYKALSVDGNPTFAIVAKVTKALGFKLTIQPTV; this is encoded by the coding sequence ATGTCCATAAGCACAACTCGCTGGGATTCAGCCGCGCATCTCAAAACAGACGAAGATATTCAGCTATACCTAGAGGCATGTGTTGAAGAAGCAGAAGATGATCCTGCTTTAATTATTCATGCTCTAGGAGTTGTCGCTAGGGCTAAAAATATGAGTCAACTCTCCCGAGAAACAGGTTTGAGCAGAGAAGGGCTGTATAAAGCGCTATCAGTTGATGGCAACCCCACTTTTGCGATAGTCGCAAAAGTTACTAAAGCCCTCGGATTCAAGCTAACCATTCAGCCAACGGTTTAG
- a CDS encoding type II toxin-antitoxin system RelE/ParE family toxin, which produces MRDRKAKARVQARIDRIEIGNFGDVAGVSELRIHYGPGYRVYFVQRGSVVVILLSGGDKSSQNADIKRAKEIAKPLED; this is translated from the coding sequence CTGCGAGACCGCAAAGCTAAAGCACGTGTGCAAGCACGTATTGACCGTATCGAGATTGGCAACTTCGGCGATGTTGCCGGGGTTAGCGAGCTTCGCATTCATTATGGTCCGGGTTACAGAGTTTACTTTGTACAACGTGGTTCAGTTGTTGTCATATTGCTGTCTGGTGGCGATAAAAGCTCCCAAAATGCTGACATTAAAAGGGCCAAGGAAATTGCTAAACCGTTGGAGGATTGA